In the Hylaeus volcanicus isolate JK05 chromosome 1, UHH_iyHylVolc1.0_haploid, whole genome shotgun sequence genome, one interval contains:
- the LOC128875292 gene encoding poly(A) polymerase type 3 isoform X2: MNAKMWSSQGNNSNSNAPNERNLRTLGMTSAISVAEPKPSDLTRTNELREALKPYNVFESEEELNHRMEILSKLNTLVKQWIRDTSIARNMPPNVAELVGGKIYTFGSYRLGVHHKGADIDALCVVPRHIYRSDYFSSFFELLKMQEEVTDLRAVEEAFVPVIKMNFDGIEIDMLFAKLALKEIPDTMDLKDDMLLKNLDQKCVRSLNGCRVTDEILRLVPNIENFRLALRAIKLWAKRNGIYSNVLGYLGGVSWAMLVARTCQLYPNAVAATLIEKFFLVFSQWKWPQPVLLKQPDNVNLGFPVWDPRVNISDRYHLMPIITPAYPQQNSTFNVSVSTRTIMQEAFETGLSVTEEIIMGKATWDKLFEPPNFFGKYKHYIVLLARSLAAEEQLEWCGLVESKIRHLIGTLERNPHITLAHVNPEAFPPLEAEPEGHCSMWFIGLLFAKSENLNVDLTYDIKSFVDSIQRQAEQLNMLKDGMWIEAKHVKRKDLHTYVSTTLLKRERKVSGSVHKNGNIAGNGNSGSVSPRNPGDTASRKRLSDQNPDTCGKKRRVNDAEPQVTQGEDGSLVVQSCGEDSNSGFSLDEYKQTLTATKDVRHCTYNEQ, encoded by the exons atgaatgCCAAAATGTGGTCTTCGCAAGGTAATAACTCAAACTCCAATGCTCCAAATGAAAGAAATCTTCGTACATTGGGTATGACATCTGCTATTAGTGTAGCAGAACCAAAACCTAGTGATCTTACAAGGACAAATGAATTAAGGGAAGCATTAAAACCTTATAATGTATTTGAATcagaagaagaattaaatcacagaatggaaatattaag CAAATTAAACACACTTGTGAAGCAGTGGATAAGGGACACAAGTATTGCCAGAAATATGCCACCCAATGTTGCTGAACTAGTTGGCggtaaaatatatactttcGGTTCATATAGGTTAGGGGTACATCACAAAGGTGCTGATATAGATGCCCTATGTGTTGTACCTCGTCATATCTATAGGTCGGATTATTTTTCATCCTTCTTTGAGTTACTGAAAATGCAAGAAGAAGTTACAGATTTAAgg GCAGTGGAAGAAGCATTTGTACCAgtcataaaaatgaattttgatggtATTGAAATTGATATGTTGTTTGCAAAACTAGCTCTTAAAGAAATTCCTGATACAATG GATCTTAAAGATGATATGCTTCTGAAAAATCTTGATCAGAAATGTGTGAGAAGTCTTAATGGCTGCAGAGTAACAGACGAGATACTACGTTTAGTAcctaatattgaaaattttcggTTGGCACTTAGAGCTATTAAGTTGTGGGCAAAAC gAAATGGCATATATAGTAATGTGCTAGGGTATCTAGGAGGTGTATCTTGGGCAATGTTGGTTGCAAGAACATGTCAACTTTATCCTAATGCTGTTGCGGCAAcgttaatagaaaaatttttcctTGTATTTTCTCAGTGGAAATGGCCACAACCAGTTCTCTTAAAGCAGCCTGACAATGTTAACTTAGGTTTTCCAGTGTGGGATCCAAGA GTAAATATATCAGATAGATATCATTTGATGCCAATAATTACACCAGCATATCCTCaacaaaattcaacatttaacGTATCAGTTTCAACGAGAACCATTATGCAAGAGGCATTTGAAACTGGGTTGTCCGTAACGGAAGAAATTATCATGGGGAAAGCAACGTGGGATAAGTTGTTCGAACCTCCGAACTTCTTTGGCAAATACAAACATTACATTGTATTACTTGCTAGAAGTTTGGCAGCAGAGGAGCAACTTGAATGGTGTGGGCTTGTCGAGTCAAAGATACGACATTTGATAg GTACACTGGAAAGGAATCCCCACATTACATTGGCCCACGTAAACCCAGAAGCATTTCCACCGTTAGAGGCAGAACCGGAGGGCCACTGCTCCATGTGGTTCATCGGCTTACTATTTGCCAAAAGTGAAAACTTGAACGTCGATTTGACATACGATATTAAATCCTTCGTAGACTCGA TTCAAAGGCAAGCGGAACAATTAAACATGTTGAAGGATGGCATGTGGATAGAAGCTAAACATGTGAAGCGGAAGGATCTACATACATATGTTTCCACCACTTTACTCAAGCGCGAAAGAAAA GTTTCTGGCAGTGTacataaaaatggaaacattGCTGGTAATGGAAACAGTGGTAGTGTCTCGCCGCGGAACCCAGGAGATACAGCGAGTAGGAAGAGATTATCGGATCAGAACCCGGACACGTgtggaaagaaacgaagagtCAATGACGCCGAGCCGCAAGTAACACAG GGAGAAGATGGATCGTTAGTGGTTCAATCTTGTGGAGAAGATAGCAATTCCGGATTTAGCTTGGATGAATACAAACAAACATTGACAGCTACAAAGGATGTAAGACATTGTACATATAATGAACAATAA
- the LOC128875292 gene encoding poly(A) polymerase type 3 isoform X3 codes for MNAKMWSSQGNNSNSNAPNERNLRTLGMTSAISVAEPKPSDLTRTNELREALKPYNVFESEEELNHRMEILSKLNTLVKQWIRDTSIARNMPPNVAELVGGKIYTFGSYRLGVHHKGADIDALCVVPRHIYRSDYFSSFFELLKMQEEVTDLRAVEEAFVPVIKMNFDGIEIDMLFAKLALKEIPDTMDLKDDMLLKNLDQKCVRSLNGCRVTDEILRLVPNIENFRLALRAIKLWAKRNGIYSNVLGYLGGVSWAMLVARTCQLYPNAVAATLIEKFFLVFSQWKWPQPVLLKQPDNVNLGFPVWDPRVNISDRYHLMPIITPAYPQQNSTFNVSVSTRTIMQEAFETGLSVTEEIIMGKATWDKLFEPPNFFGKYKHYIVLLARSLAAEEQLEWCGLVESKIRHLIGTLERNPHITLAHVNPEAFPPLEAEPEGHCSMWFIGLLFAKSENLNVDLTYDIKSFVDSIQRQAEQLNMLKDGMWIEAKHVKRKDLHTYVSTTLLKRERKVSGSVHKNGNIAGNGNSGSVSPRNPGDTASRKRLSDQNPDTCGKKRRVNDAEPQVTQDGPTGASTVAQEGYVCT; via the exons atgaatgCCAAAATGTGGTCTTCGCAAGGTAATAACTCAAACTCCAATGCTCCAAATGAAAGAAATCTTCGTACATTGGGTATGACATCTGCTATTAGTGTAGCAGAACCAAAACCTAGTGATCTTACAAGGACAAATGAATTAAGGGAAGCATTAAAACCTTATAATGTATTTGAATcagaagaagaattaaatcacagaatggaaatattaag CAAATTAAACACACTTGTGAAGCAGTGGATAAGGGACACAAGTATTGCCAGAAATATGCCACCCAATGTTGCTGAACTAGTTGGCggtaaaatatatactttcGGTTCATATAGGTTAGGGGTACATCACAAAGGTGCTGATATAGATGCCCTATGTGTTGTACCTCGTCATATCTATAGGTCGGATTATTTTTCATCCTTCTTTGAGTTACTGAAAATGCAAGAAGAAGTTACAGATTTAAgg GCAGTGGAAGAAGCATTTGTACCAgtcataaaaatgaattttgatggtATTGAAATTGATATGTTGTTTGCAAAACTAGCTCTTAAAGAAATTCCTGATACAATG GATCTTAAAGATGATATGCTTCTGAAAAATCTTGATCAGAAATGTGTGAGAAGTCTTAATGGCTGCAGAGTAACAGACGAGATACTACGTTTAGTAcctaatattgaaaattttcggTTGGCACTTAGAGCTATTAAGTTGTGGGCAAAAC gAAATGGCATATATAGTAATGTGCTAGGGTATCTAGGAGGTGTATCTTGGGCAATGTTGGTTGCAAGAACATGTCAACTTTATCCTAATGCTGTTGCGGCAAcgttaatagaaaaatttttcctTGTATTTTCTCAGTGGAAATGGCCACAACCAGTTCTCTTAAAGCAGCCTGACAATGTTAACTTAGGTTTTCCAGTGTGGGATCCAAGA GTAAATATATCAGATAGATATCATTTGATGCCAATAATTACACCAGCATATCCTCaacaaaattcaacatttaacGTATCAGTTTCAACGAGAACCATTATGCAAGAGGCATTTGAAACTGGGTTGTCCGTAACGGAAGAAATTATCATGGGGAAAGCAACGTGGGATAAGTTGTTCGAACCTCCGAACTTCTTTGGCAAATACAAACATTACATTGTATTACTTGCTAGAAGTTTGGCAGCAGAGGAGCAACTTGAATGGTGTGGGCTTGTCGAGTCAAAGATACGACATTTGATAg GTACACTGGAAAGGAATCCCCACATTACATTGGCCCACGTAAACCCAGAAGCATTTCCACCGTTAGAGGCAGAACCGGAGGGCCACTGCTCCATGTGGTTCATCGGCTTACTATTTGCCAAAAGTGAAAACTTGAACGTCGATTTGACATACGATATTAAATCCTTCGTAGACTCGA TTCAAAGGCAAGCGGAACAATTAAACATGTTGAAGGATGGCATGTGGATAGAAGCTAAACATGTGAAGCGGAAGGATCTACATACATATGTTTCCACCACTTTACTCAAGCGCGAAAGAAAA GTTTCTGGCAGTGTacataaaaatggaaacattGCTGGTAATGGAAACAGTGGTAGTGTCTCGCCGCGGAACCCAGGAGATACAGCGAGTAGGAAGAGATTATCGGATCAGAACCCGGACACGTgtggaaagaaacgaagagtCAATGACGCCGAGCCGCAAGTAACACAG GATGGGCCTACCGGTGCATCCACAGTAGCACAGGAAGGATACGTTTGCACTTGA
- the LOC128875292 gene encoding poly(A) polymerase type 3 isoform X1: MNAKMWSSQGNNSNSNAPNERNLRTLGMTSAISVAEPKPSDLTRTNELREALKPYNVFESEEELNHRMEILSKLNTLVKQWIRDTSIARNMPPNVAELVGGKIYTFGSYRLGVHHKGADIDALCVVPRHIYRSDYFSSFFELLKMQEEVTDLRAVEEAFVPVIKMNFDGIEIDMLFAKLALKEIPDTMDLKDDMLLKNLDQKCVRSLNGCRVTDEILRLVPNIENFRLALRAIKLWAKRNGIYSNVLGYLGGVSWAMLVARTCQLYPNAVAATLIEKFFLVFSQWKWPQPVLLKQPDNVNLGFPVWDPRVNISDRYHLMPIITPAYPQQNSTFNVSVSTRTIMQEAFETGLSVTEEIIMGKATWDKLFEPPNFFGKYKHYIVLLARSLAAEEQLEWCGLVESKIRHLIGTLERNPHITLAHVNPEAFPPLEAEPEGHCSMWFIGLLFAKSENLNVDLTYDIKSFVDSIQRQAEQLNMLKDGMWIEAKHVKRKDLHTYVSTTLLKRERKVSGSVHKNGNIAGNGNSGSVSPRNPGDTASRKRLSDQNPDTCGKKRRVNDAEPQVTQGEDGSLVVQSCGEDSNSGFSLDEYKQTLTATKDDGPTGASTVAQEGYVCT, translated from the exons atgaatgCCAAAATGTGGTCTTCGCAAGGTAATAACTCAAACTCCAATGCTCCAAATGAAAGAAATCTTCGTACATTGGGTATGACATCTGCTATTAGTGTAGCAGAACCAAAACCTAGTGATCTTACAAGGACAAATGAATTAAGGGAAGCATTAAAACCTTATAATGTATTTGAATcagaagaagaattaaatcacagaatggaaatattaag CAAATTAAACACACTTGTGAAGCAGTGGATAAGGGACACAAGTATTGCCAGAAATATGCCACCCAATGTTGCTGAACTAGTTGGCggtaaaatatatactttcGGTTCATATAGGTTAGGGGTACATCACAAAGGTGCTGATATAGATGCCCTATGTGTTGTACCTCGTCATATCTATAGGTCGGATTATTTTTCATCCTTCTTTGAGTTACTGAAAATGCAAGAAGAAGTTACAGATTTAAgg GCAGTGGAAGAAGCATTTGTACCAgtcataaaaatgaattttgatggtATTGAAATTGATATGTTGTTTGCAAAACTAGCTCTTAAAGAAATTCCTGATACAATG GATCTTAAAGATGATATGCTTCTGAAAAATCTTGATCAGAAATGTGTGAGAAGTCTTAATGGCTGCAGAGTAACAGACGAGATACTACGTTTAGTAcctaatattgaaaattttcggTTGGCACTTAGAGCTATTAAGTTGTGGGCAAAAC gAAATGGCATATATAGTAATGTGCTAGGGTATCTAGGAGGTGTATCTTGGGCAATGTTGGTTGCAAGAACATGTCAACTTTATCCTAATGCTGTTGCGGCAAcgttaatagaaaaatttttcctTGTATTTTCTCAGTGGAAATGGCCACAACCAGTTCTCTTAAAGCAGCCTGACAATGTTAACTTAGGTTTTCCAGTGTGGGATCCAAGA GTAAATATATCAGATAGATATCATTTGATGCCAATAATTACACCAGCATATCCTCaacaaaattcaacatttaacGTATCAGTTTCAACGAGAACCATTATGCAAGAGGCATTTGAAACTGGGTTGTCCGTAACGGAAGAAATTATCATGGGGAAAGCAACGTGGGATAAGTTGTTCGAACCTCCGAACTTCTTTGGCAAATACAAACATTACATTGTATTACTTGCTAGAAGTTTGGCAGCAGAGGAGCAACTTGAATGGTGTGGGCTTGTCGAGTCAAAGATACGACATTTGATAg GTACACTGGAAAGGAATCCCCACATTACATTGGCCCACGTAAACCCAGAAGCATTTCCACCGTTAGAGGCAGAACCGGAGGGCCACTGCTCCATGTGGTTCATCGGCTTACTATTTGCCAAAAGTGAAAACTTGAACGTCGATTTGACATACGATATTAAATCCTTCGTAGACTCGA TTCAAAGGCAAGCGGAACAATTAAACATGTTGAAGGATGGCATGTGGATAGAAGCTAAACATGTGAAGCGGAAGGATCTACATACATATGTTTCCACCACTTTACTCAAGCGCGAAAGAAAA GTTTCTGGCAGTGTacataaaaatggaaacattGCTGGTAATGGAAACAGTGGTAGTGTCTCGCCGCGGAACCCAGGAGATACAGCGAGTAGGAAGAGATTATCGGATCAGAACCCGGACACGTgtggaaagaaacgaagagtCAATGACGCCGAGCCGCAAGTAACACAG GGAGAAGATGGATCGTTAGTGGTTCAATCTTGTGGAGAAGATAGCAATTCCGGATTTAGCTTGGATGAATACAAACAAACATTGACAGCTACAAAGGAT GATGGGCCTACCGGTGCATCCACAGTAGCACAGGAAGGATACGTTTGCACTTGA
- the LOC128873919 gene encoding odorant receptor 82a-like, whose amino-acid sequence MFARLKKPISLNVELLYDDQVLSWSKRILGLYGLWPDNRNDVKFFLYITYVVIFTWLEIVTLLQNMHDLEKSLKNITLSFPTILIVLKAVMFRLNMHLVLPLLAVVRRDVEEGLYQTKEERQTVVWYNVAATLFTTSSAMSLFFVPMLFYAKPVLDCLSSKFINCTLPYELPMRVNSVYEVTEMRLYTLFCVYLIPVSTLLTIGATGADSLLVTLTFHLCSQLSILSQRIRNMDLEPRKYFPKMRVLVERHTELLRLAGILAETFSSLMFVQTLGLIFSLCIVAYQLLTTSESGQDMNTIHFVIYSCAVILLAFCYCFLGECLIAESSEMQTACYFTNWYELPDEYAKCLMFCIARSQKPLYLTAGKFYVFSLETFGVIMKASMAYLSVMRGIM is encoded by the exons ATGTTTGCGAGATTGAAGAAACCAATATCGCTGAACGTGGAATTGTTGTACGACGATCAAGTGCTCTCATGGAGCAAGAGGATCCTCGGCTTATACGGTCTCTGGCCGGATAATCGGAACGAcgttaaatttttcttgtacattACGTATGTCGTGATATTCACTTGGCTGGAGATCGTGACGCTCTTGCAGAACATGCACGACCTTGAGAagtcgttgaaaaatatcacattATCGTTCCCGACCATCTTGATAGTACTGAAGGCCGTGATGTTTCGACTGAACATGCATCTGGTGCTACCATTGCTGGCAGTCGTCAGAAGGGATGTAGAGGAAGGCTTGTATCAGACGAAAGAGGAAAGGCAGACGGTGGTGTGGTACAACGTGGCCGCCACGTTATTTACCACCTCGTCGGCTATGTCTTTATTCTTCGTGCCTATGTTGTTTTATGCGAAACCAGTCCTTGACTGTCTTTCGTCGA AGTTCATCAATTGTACTCTTCCCTATGAATTACCGATGAGGGTGAATTCTGTCTATGAAGTGACGGAAATGCGTCTATATACATTGTTCTGCGTTTATTTGATACCTGTAAGCACGCTGTTGACTATCGGTGCGACAGGCGCGGACAGTCTTCTGGTCACGTTGACTTTTCACCTGTGTAGTCAACTATCCATACTATCGCAAAGAATTAGGAATATGGACCTCGAaccacgaaaatattttccaaaaatgagAGTACTGGTTGAACGACACACTGAACTTTTGCG attGGCAGGTATCTTGGCGGAAACATTCAGTTCTTTAATGTTTGTGCAGACATTAGGattgatattttctttgtgcATCGTAGCCTACCAACTACTTAcg ACGAGCGAATCTGGTCAAGATATGAACACGatacattttgttatttactCTTGCGCTGTAATATTGTTAGCATTTTGCTACTGTTTCCTTGGGGAGTGTCTAATTGCCGAG AGTAGTGAAATGCAGACCGCTTGCTATTTTACCAATTGGTACGAGCTGCCAGACGAGTATGcaaaatgtttaatgttttgCATAGCCCGATCGCAGAAACCATTGTATCTAACTGCTGGAAAATTCTATGTGTTTTCATTGGAAACATTTGGCGTC ATAATGAAAGCATCGATGGCATACCTATCCGTTATGAGAGGTATCATGTAG